The following proteins are encoded in a genomic region of Candidatus Poribacteria bacterium:
- a CDS encoding nitrite/sulfite reductase: MPEAIANQELAEKFARIPPEFARHVEVFGIEVERFREGSVPENVFTEFRLRHGVYGQRQDGVQMVRIKIPYGALTAEQMETLADIAEEIADGVCHVTTRQDIQLHFVKLADTPMMMRRLAAVGITTKEACGNVVRNVTACPEAGTCRDEAFDVTPYAHALAYYLLGHPELQNFGRKFKIAFSGCHDKPCGLANMHDIGAVAVTRQEGGVTKRGFKLLVGGGLGAVPHQAKVLDDFLPEEELLPTAIAIGRVFTQRGERKLRMKARLKFLVEKLGIEEFRRLVLEERGKLEYDERWSSYENTVAEMTEEPLRPASQLDAADAPDGFARWYQSNVSAQKDVGYATVQITLPLGDITSDQLRDLADVSRKYVKDTVRLTVPQNILFRWVAEGDLVELYRDLQTLELPSPNAEGLSDVLACPGTDSCKLGIASSRGLASELRDQLSDPSFDDLSHLSIKISGCPNSCGQHHIADIGFFGSSKRQAGHVAPHFQVVLGGQQAGNAKSYGLAVGKVPSKNAPSFVKRLLDEYRSRKTDGEAFSDFVARLGKEQIKSILNEYDALPSFEERPDLYVDWGHAREFSLQTGTGECAGELVELVQFMLTDADRWLYESSLHLEKEAYGQTAQLALQAMVRAADALLTTHGIQPRKPEDTLRDFQHLFVESARFYGPFAEFIGKWMAHSPSDMNEERARFALEEATLFVEEAHGVYGRMQIQEQAQERPAPRTQEPAPAPEGVQEIVDSLDLKGVECPYNYVRTKLRLEEMEIGQLLEITIDDGEPIRNVPASLRNDGQAILDTKKIGKHFRLLIRKDA; this comes from the coding sequence ATGCCAGAGGCAATTGCCAACCAAGAGCTCGCCGAGAAGTTTGCGCGTATCCCTCCTGAGTTCGCCCGACACGTCGAGGTCTTCGGGATCGAAGTGGAGCGTTTCCGGGAAGGCTCCGTGCCTGAGAACGTCTTCACCGAGTTCCGCTTGCGCCATGGAGTCTACGGTCAGCGCCAAGACGGCGTGCAGATGGTGCGGATCAAGATTCCGTATGGCGCTCTGACGGCGGAGCAGATGGAGACGCTGGCGGACATCGCCGAAGAGATCGCTGACGGCGTCTGCCACGTGACAACGCGTCAGGACATCCAACTCCACTTCGTCAAGCTGGCGGATACGCCGATGATGATGCGCCGGCTCGCAGCCGTGGGCATCACGACCAAGGAAGCCTGCGGCAACGTGGTACGGAACGTCACCGCATGCCCCGAAGCCGGAACCTGTCGCGACGAAGCGTTCGATGTGACCCCCTATGCCCACGCGCTCGCGTACTACCTGCTGGGACATCCTGAGCTCCAGAACTTCGGACGGAAGTTCAAGATCGCGTTCTCCGGCTGCCACGACAAGCCCTGCGGGCTCGCCAACATGCATGACATCGGTGCTGTCGCTGTGACGCGGCAGGAGGGCGGGGTAACCAAGCGCGGGTTCAAGCTGTTGGTCGGTGGAGGGCTCGGCGCGGTGCCCCACCAAGCCAAAGTGCTTGACGACTTCCTTCCGGAAGAGGAACTGCTACCGACCGCCATCGCGATCGGTCGCGTGTTCACGCAACGAGGAGAGCGCAAGCTTCGGATGAAGGCTCGGCTCAAGTTCCTCGTGGAGAAGCTCGGGATCGAGGAGTTCCGCCGTCTGGTTCTCGAGGAGCGCGGCAAGCTGGAGTACGACGAACGATGGTCCAGTTATGAAAACACCGTCGCGGAGATGACCGAAGAGCCCTTGCGTCCGGCGTCGCAGCTAGACGCCGCCGACGCGCCGGACGGATTCGCGCGATGGTATCAATCGAACGTCTCGGCTCAGAAAGACGTCGGATACGCGACCGTCCAGATTACGCTGCCGCTGGGCGACATCACGTCGGATCAACTGCGCGACCTGGCGGATGTCTCGCGCAAGTACGTCAAGGACACGGTGCGGCTCACGGTTCCGCAAAACATCCTGTTCCGATGGGTCGCAGAAGGCGATCTGGTCGAGCTCTACCGCGATCTGCAGACGTTGGAGCTGCCGTCTCCGAACGCCGAGGGGCTGTCGGACGTACTGGCATGCCCGGGAACCGATTCCTGCAAGCTGGGGATCGCTTCTTCTCGCGGTCTGGCGTCGGAGCTCCGCGACCAGCTCAGCGACCCGTCGTTCGACGATCTCAGTCACCTGTCGATCAAGATCAGCGGCTGTCCCAACTCGTGCGGACAGCACCATATTGCCGACATCGGCTTCTTCGGTTCGTCCAAACGTCAGGCAGGACACGTCGCCCCGCACTTTCAGGTCGTGTTGGGAGGTCAGCAGGCGGGCAACGCGAAGTCGTATGGACTCGCCGTGGGCAAAGTACCGTCGAAGAACGCGCCTTCGTTCGTCAAGCGACTGCTGGACGAATACAGGTCGCGGAAGACCGACGGCGAGGCGTTCTCAGACTTCGTCGCACGGCTCGGCAAAGAGCAGATCAAGTCGATCCTCAACGAGTACGACGCGCTCCCGTCCTTCGAGGAGCGACCCGACCTCTACGTCGATTGGGGACACGCGCGCGAGTTCTCGCTGCAGACGGGAACGGGGGAGTGCGCCGGGGAGCTCGTCGAGTTGGTTCAGTTCATGCTGACCGATGCCGACCGATGGCTCTACGAGTCGTCGCTGCACCTGGAGAAGGAAGCCTACGGTCAGACGGCGCAGCTCGCGCTGCAGGCGATGGTGCGGGCGGCTGACGCGCTGCTGACGACCCACGGGATCCAACCGCGGAAGCCCGAAGACACGTTGCGCGACTTTCAACACCTGTTCGTCGAGAGCGCTCGTTTCTATGGACCGTTCGCCGAGTTCATCGGCAAGTGGATGGCACACAGTCCGTCCGACATGAACGAGGAACGGGCGCGGTTCGCCCTCGAGGAAGCCACCCTGTTCGTCGAAGAGGCACATGGTGTCTACGGCAGGATGCAGATTCAGGAGCAGGCGCAGGAACGCCCAGCGCCGCGAACGCAGGAACCTGCCCCGGCGCCGGAGGGCGTGCAGGAGATCGTCGACAGCCTCGATCTGAAGGGCGTCGAGTGCCCGTACAACTACGTCCGCACGAAGCTGCGGCTTGAGGAGATGGAGATCGGTCAGCTCCTCGAGATCACGATCGATGACGGCGAACCGATTCGCAACGTGCCTGCGAGCTTGCGGAACGACGGGCAGGCGATCCTCGACACGAAGAAGATCGGCAAGCACTTCCGTCTGCTGATCCGCAAAGACGCCTGA